The Oncorhynchus kisutch isolate 150728-3 linkage group LG8, Okis_V2, whole genome shotgun sequence DNA segment tgtgtgtgtgtgtgtgtgtgtgtgtgtgtgtgtgtgtgtgtgtgtgtgtgtgtgtgtgtgtgtgtgtgtgtgtgtgtgtgtgtgtgtgtgtgtgtgtgtgtgtgtgtgtgtgtgtgtgtgtgtgtgtgaagttaaTCTGTACGAGCAGCTGTTAACATGAGGAGTCTTGAAGCGTCACCTTTGACATGTGGCCCGGGCTGGCCACTGGCCGCAGCAAGCTGTCGCCTGCCTGACCGCGTGTAAAGGACGCCTTGAACCCCCCGCCTCGAATTTACAATGTTTGAAATTGTATTGTAATGGTGTAGGCCTACTCAATGTGTGAAGGAAATAAAATGACGCaataaaacataaaacatattTGTCATTCCATTTTTTCTCAATTAATTACAAACATTAGTACGTATTATTATcatgagagatgtaatgttgaCGTAATCATAGGCTTATTCATGAATGAATACTTTTCTTCACTGTGATCaagttcatacacacacacacacacacacacacacacacacacacactccgcgtATCGATGGGGGCACGCGTGGACACACTTAGCCTACACACACTCCCATGCACGGCCGGCAGGTTCGTTAATCTTAATGGTTTAACAATAGAGACATCTGTTCATCTTTTTATTTCTAAAGAGAGAGAAGTACAGCTTAATTTGTTACTTCAAACCGACATATGGAATGGTTTTCATTCGGACTGGAGTTGAAAGATTGCTACAATAATCCTCCATTAGGGGACTTTTAGCTTTATCATATAAAAATAGAGAAACAGCATGATGACATTTGGTTCAAGATAGGTGGTGATTATGAAGGACACGTGTGTGAATATAAGGTTTTGAATACTGCATGCACACTGTCATGGTCtaatcacacacgcacacgcacctcATTGACGAGTGGAGAATGAACCCGGAAGTTCACTTCATTTGTTCTGCATGACATGTTAAGGAGGCTCCAGAACCATGTTGGATCAATAGGTTTTTATTTGTGTTGAAATACAATAGGCTCTATAAGCTCCATTGAACGAGTAAATTATAACCTAGTAAATAATATTAATGAATTTGTGATGTAATTATTTAATTCCAATGGGTGTGTGAGAGGGGGGGTTTATAACCAGCAGGTATCTTTATACCTCTGTTGTAACTTCCTTAATAACTGACgtcagagcagtgtgtgtgtgtgtgtgtgtgtgtgcgtgtgtgtgtgtgtgtgtgtgtgtgtgtgtgtgtgtgtgtgtgtgtgtgtgtgtgtgtgtgtgtgtgtgtgtgtgtgtgtgtgtgtgtgtgtgtgtgtgtgtgtttgtgtgtgtgtggtgggagggGATGGAAGGTCGCCCGTGCGCATGTGTGTATGTTCGGGATCCGCAACCGTGAAACAGAGGTGTGGAGAAACCGAGCAGCACGAGAAAAgccacggagagagagatggcgcaGGACCCGACCGGAGCGCAAGGACAGGCGGGGGGGCTCGAGACACAACCCGGAGGAAGCAAAAAATAAAATGTAGTATCAATAAAACGAGTCTAAAAAgggaaataaaaatatataatcggAGGAAAGAAAATAATCAACAAAGACAAGAGGAAGAAAAACACCAGCCATAAAAAGGATAGAAAAAACGTCCATCAACCAGGATTCAGGAGACAGAACAAACCACCACAACAAACCAACAGACTGGGAGGGAACTTTCCCGCCGTGAGGACTCTGGACTGTTCTGTGGacatccatccctctcccagATCACATAGATGGTCGCCAAGCATTATGAACGCGCAACTGTCCATGGAGAGCCTCGGCGACCCGAGCCATGAGTCTGTGGCCGGTCCAGGAGAGCTGCTAGTCGGTCACAGCCCACACCCCCGCCCGGGTGGGGGCCGAGGGCTGGCGCACCGCTCCATGGGCATGACGAGCCTGCTAGACGGGGGAGAATACCACTCCCATCACGGACACAACACTGGACACCCCGGTCATCACCTGCACCCTGCCATGAGTATGTGCGAGACCCCCCCTGGAATGAGCGCAAGCACCTACACCACCCTCACACCTCTCCAGCCTCCCCTACCCCCCATCTCCACTGTTGCAGACAAGTtctctcatcatcaccatcatcatcatcatccacacCACCACCATCCTCATCATCCTCACAATCATCATCAGCGACTCCCTGGTAATGTCACCGGCAGCTTTACGTTTATGAGGGACGAAAGGGGGCTGGCGCCGATCAACAACCTCTACTCCCCATACCACCACAAAGACGCCCCTGGGATGGGACAGAGCCTCTCCCCACTGTCTGGCTCTGGCCTGGCCGGCCTACACAGTTCCCAGGCCGGCCTGCCTCCCTATGCCCACCCCGGGGTCTCAGCCTCCATGCCGGGGGAGAAGATGCAGTTGACTCCCGGTGGGTTCGAGGCTCATCACCCCACCATGCTGGCCAGACACGCCGACCAGCACCTCACCTCCTCGGGGAACATGCTCCATATAAAcggcctccatcaccaccacccccatGCCCACCTCGGAGCCTCGGGGCACGTCCTGGGCCACGGGAACCCCCGGGACAACAACACCCAGAGCCACGCCTCAGGGCCCGGGGTTCAAGTCCACGGggttggtggtggtggcggtaCCGACGACAATTCGTCGGGTCAAATGGAAGAAGTAAACACCAAAGAAGTAGCGCAGAGGATCACCACAGAGCTGAAGCGTTACTCCATCCCCCAGGCTATCTTCGCCCAGAGGGTGTTGTGTCGGTCCCAGGGAACACTGTCAGACCTGCTCCGGAACCCCAAGCCCTGGTCCAAACTCAAGTCCGGCCGGGAGACCTTCCGCCGGATGTGGAAGTGGCTGCAGGAGCCTGAGTTCACACGCATGAGCGCGCTCAGGCTCGCAGGTGAGCGAACTCTCGGTAATACCTACTTCCTttttatttctctttctctctccctttactcTTTATCCATAGGGGGTATTTAAGATTGTTTGGTGCTCGTCATTGGAACAGTAGGCCTATTGTCTGCAGCTGTCTTGAATCTGACAGTGGAGTAGCCAGTGGTATGACAGAACTGAAACCTCCCTCTGGAATTCCCTGCAGTTGAATCCATCATTGTCTTTGTTGAAATCTCTGTCTCTTGGCTTTTTCCATTCTATAAGATAAGGGCCCTATtcacgcgcgcgcgtgtgtgtgtgcgtgtgtgtgtgtgggggggggggggggtgttggttAGGTGATCTGGGACCCGAATGAGCTTATTTTGCACAACTCATGAGCCTTTTGTTGTTCCCAACAGAGTCCACGCGAGTCCATGTAAACAGAGTCCACGCGCGGGAGAATGAGAATCACgtttaaaaaaactatttttacATCATGAAAATATTAATTTGCTGCCAGTACATGTAGTAACATCCTCAAGCTGTGCATTTCAGGGCTGAGGGATGGAACATCTGCGGAAAATAGTATAAcagaataacaatataatataatagaagaTAATACAATATTTTCCAGGATCAATATGACCATTATTTGAAATCTTGAGGAAAGCTTATGGAAGCTGTGTCTTTGGCTGCGTTGACGCACTTATTGTGTTTCAGtgagtgtgtttttgttttggaGCTAAACTCGTTAGGAGGCGTGACGCGGGGTTGACTCTGGGTTTGTGGTAATTAACTGATAGATGGCTCTCTATTAATTTGTCCCCGAGGACCCGAGTCAATCCGCCTGAACCGTTCTAGCGGACACACGGAGCCACGCAGTCGCCAGCATACAAAGGAATTGCTTTATGTCTAATCAATGACGCGCTGAGGCGGATGGGTTTTTGGCTTGTGAAAAGTGTGAGGCGGTACGCTGCTGAAAGTGTGTTAAATCGCCATTGATTATTTGCAGCGTGTGTGTCATTAACAGTCTTGCATAGCAAACCATATATATACCATATCATTTTACATGTTATTGTTTTTGTGACTTTTCCCGGAATTGTTTTCAGTGAATTCATGAATGTTAGGCAGTACGCCTGTGCTGTTCTATTTAGCCCTGACATGCGTTTataaaagtaaaaagtaaaatAACATATTTTTCATTAGGCTTAAAACACAATAAGCCTAATGAAAAATATGCTattttactttttacttttatAAACGCATGTCAGGGCTAAATAGAACAGCACAGGCGTACTGCCTAACATTCTTTTTGAGTGGGGGGATTATTTTGCCAGTGTCTCCCTCTTCATTCTATTTGAGCCTAATTTCACTTCCATAAAACCTCAACCACAATATATGTAGCTATTGCATCCATGcacatttatattttatttctcccTAATGAAAGTATATACATATTTTTCTTTTTATAACTTCGACCTGAATCATAAAGGCTTCGTTGTGAAATACCTCTCCTAATATTAATAACGTTTCAGATTCTGGAAATGTCTGTAAACAGGAAAAGGAAGCCGCCAGAACATATATCGATCGGTTCTCGggtgaaatgtgtgtgtgatcGGCCTACTAAGAACTAAAATAGAAGATTGATATTGATTATTGAAATGTGGCTTATTCCATTTCCCCATGTTACATCATGTATGCCTGGCGGTTTTCTCGTGTCACCGAGGCCTATGCCTGCCGGTAGACTAGACCTACTCATATCATTAACCTATTTAATATTGAATTGATAGATATTTTTTCACGAATTGGAAATGCAACGTATTACATGTGAAGTGGGTTTAAAATAATCGAGGATAATGCAGAAAACGCATTTCCGTTGTGGTCCTCTGCTTTTGGCACGATGTTGTTGAGAAGTTGCGTGTATACTTGTAAATTCTAGACCTATACACTCCCTCTCACACTCATCAATTAACCTAATAATTAACCTAATAATTAACCTAATAATTAACCTAATATTCATTTTGCAGCAAATGcataaaaatgtgttttcttaAAGTAATTGTAAAAGTTAAGGCCTGATATTGCACCTGTCGATAATTTATCTCAAGCGTTGATTCTGACATTATCATTTTGATCGTTAGAAATTCGATCAACTTTAAGCATATTATACTGAGTGAATCGGCTCTTGTATTCGGAAAAGGGGCTAatcata contains these protein-coding regions:
- the LOC109882424 gene encoding hepatocyte nuclear factor 6-like, which gives rise to MNAQLSMESLGDPSHESVAGPGELLVGHSPHPRPGGGRGLAHRSMGMTSLLDGGEYHSHHGHNTGHPGHHLHPAMSMCETPPGMSASTYTTLTPLQPPLPPISTVADKFSHHHHHHHHPHHHHPHHPHNHHQRLPGNVTGSFTFMRDERGLAPINNLYSPYHHKDAPGMGQSLSPLSGSGLAGLHSSQAGLPPYAHPGVSASMPGEKMQLTPGGFEAHHPTMLARHADQHLTSSGNMLHINGLHHHHPHAHLGASGHVLGHGNPRDNNTQSHASGPGVQVHGVGGGGGTDDNSSGQMEEVNTKEVAQRITTELKRYSIPQAIFAQRVLCRSQGTLSDLLRNPKPWSKLKSGRETFRRMWKWLQEPEFTRMSALRLAGERTLACKRKEQDHGHCKVGGDRGGSDGSSGGNHSGSNHSGNGGHSKKPRLVFTDVQRRTLHAIFKENKRPSKELQITISQQLGLELTTVSNFFMNARRRSLDKWLDDNGGSSHSANSSVSTCSKA